Genomic DNA from Prunus persica cultivar Lovell chromosome G1, Prunus_persica_NCBIv2, whole genome shotgun sequence:
ATGGATTTACACTCCCCTGCCTCCACAGTGGAGGGAGGCTCAACTTTTCTTTGTCTGGTTATGACTTCATACACCACTTCAACAAAAAACTTCATAGTTACTGCGAAGaaaaaaatgaccaaaatatgACGAACAACAATGAAGTAAACGACCAAGGTTAATGATAGTTTATGGTCTTCATTGCTCTTCATAATCTTAATCAAACAAAATGATCCCCATATTGCACCTGTGAAGCAAAAATACATGCAAATTCCCAAAGCTTGAGGCATAGTCAAACATTCCTTCTCCTTGTCCATTTCCATAATATATCAGAGCCCACCTGATGTTCTTTCACTTTTCCAGTTCTTTGTGGTTACCTGAAAATATATGTGACATGAATTTTAAACAGGGGAAAACAAATTAGgattttataaattacaatttttaatttgtaaatatttttctGGATTTTTGTAATTACCTTGTTAGCATTCATGACAAAATCCAAAACCCACAATCAGATTTGTGGTCCAGTTAAAATGTTATATAACAAGATCATGAAAGTTATTAGCTTCAAGTTAATAAATAACCAAAATTAAGATGTGCGCACTTATATTATTATCGTGGTGAGTTTAAAGCTCTAGTGATAGAGCTAGCTCACCATAAAAGTTCGACTCTCGTCCTTCCACTTCttgaatttcaaaaaaaagaaaagaacaaagaaattaagcGTATATCTTTGAAATAAAACCTCAAATAGTCTTAACAAGTAGCACCTTATGGTAAATTAAAGAACTATATCTAACATAAACAAGTCGAAATAGTTAcaaactcaaacaaaaaggAGAATAAACAAATAAGATTCAGCTTTCAAAGTTTTGTTCAATCTTAAATCCAAGGACCTCCAAGTCCAAgaaggttgagaaacttactTGTATACAGGTAGCTCTAgtcaaaagcaaaaagaccTTCTGTCAGTTACTCTTTCAAACTGCGAATATATAGAATTCCAAACAAAACTTGAATTACAATTATATAAGATCAATGAGAGCCAAGACAAAATCAATATCTTGTTGATATGGGATTTTGGTGGGAAGTTTGGTTTTATaagtaaattactcaaaacgCATTTGATTTGTACATGGGCTCCCACCTCAAATCATGGccgttaattttttattttttatttattttttcttgttggggTTTCAATATGGGCTTTGAGCAAAGATTTTAGGCCAGAATGTGGCTTTGTCAATGTTACTTcgccttttttctttaaaaaaatacattccATGTGATAATAGCAGTCATTTTGTGTACATTCCATGTGAAAATACTTTTGCGGGGTGTGACGCTTTGCATATTGTAACCAAAAAGTTTGACTCATTTAATACcaaattttaaggcgtacccccttttataattttaagggagattcactattatacccaatatgggggccaaaattataaaaataccctatataaaatggactttagaaacacacccaaagcccatttacaacataacaaaaaagcttttaacttcttataaattacaaaactgccatcaatttcttaaaacaagcccaaccccaaaatctcataaaaatacccaaagcactcaatagggcatcaaagtaatttaataattaatattaaattcaatgaggccagctatcattttttgggttttttttgggtttgtttataggaattcaattgtgtagggtttatttataatattagtgctagaaatgggtatatcactaaatatctctaattTTAATTCCATcagttcttcttcctcacaaccctcaacaaaaagaaaattcttaaCAATTATTTTCATAGTTTTTATGCTAATATATCAAGAATTAGTTGTGTCTTCGAATAGTTAGGATTTTTTTCCAAGACCTTTCTTATTGAGAGAGGCGttaatatattaaactcacacacactacacggatgCTAAGACTCAAACCCGAAACCTGTCATGAGGGAGCAATTACTCCAAATAGACTACACTAGTAGGTTCTTTGCTCAAATAATTAGGATTAGAATACACTATTCATTCTCAAGTAAAACATTTGTACATAAATTAAGTTTATTTTAAGAGAATTAgggataaaaattaaaaattgcaaTTAGTTATGAAGCAATGCTTAATaattttgtgttgtttgatGAGTTCGATGTTAATTATGAATTGTTGACCCCATGAATAATTTTTGGCTACACACTACATCGTTTAttcctttttgttctttttgaaTGAAAGGGCCTCAGTGTTTATCGTTTAGCCTAAAGACAATTCAGGGCCTCAGTGTTTATCGTTTAGCCTAAAGAcaattcaaaacaaagaacTATAGGGGGGGGCACGCATGAATTGATACATATCTCAGTATGTATCTGCTGGTTTTGGAAGTTTGTATAGCCAATGAAATAATGTACCTTTTCAGAAATTAAATCCAAGTGCAAACTCATTCATCCCTTCGTCGCCATCGCCGACTCTCAATGAAGTACTCCATATCACTTTGATTTACGAAAAATTAAGATCAAACTCGAGTGCAAATGGGGCGAGTATTTTAATTTGgacattttgtttttagtgaaaGTTTGGAAGGGAAAGGTGACAGAAAAAAGAGATTTGAATCTAAGAAAACTGATCTGTAAGCAAATCATCTTACCATTGAAATATAGACCTGTTGGCATTAACTTAGACCTTGTTTTGATAAGACAAGTTGATTTTATCAGGTACtattcttttatcttttttaagtCTAAGTATGTGCGAGTGGCTGATATCTAAAGTGCTGTTGTACTCTCACAAATAGTAAGGTACGAACTTTAGAAAAAGAGAGTAGAATAACTGTACAACGTCCAAAATACAAATCATGAGCTGCGGTCGACATGATTGACGTGGCGGTGTTAATTCATAATGAAAAAGAGTAAGGAGTTGGAGAGAGCTGGTAGAAATTGATGACCGATGGTGGTGATCCTTTATTTGGAACTTCGATCAAAATCAAATGTAAAATCACCTAACTCATTTGAAATGCAATCTAACCAAAGCACCAAGCTTCAAACCAGATCATGAGTGTAATGTATAGGGAAAAAAACGAGTACTATAGGAGTGTGAATATAAGGCTCCGTTCGGTAACGTTTTAAGgggttgtttttatttttagagaaCAAAAATGAGGCAAAAACACGTTCGGTGgcccaaaaatagaaaacattCATGTGTACTtgtagaaaacaaacaaaaaagtgttttcattctcatgggaaacgttttcataaaaataactcatatattattatttcaaattgtaCTACTAGACacgttttcattgtttttgttttttgaagatattttctaattaatctACTAAACGCATTTTCATTtcctgaaaatgcaaatttattttcttgttttcattctctgaAAATATTCTAAGAAAACATTCTCCAAAAACGTTACCGGACGGACCCTAAGTATCTTAATCGGTACGTAAAATCAATGTTTACATTGTCAGATTCATATAATATGATAAAAAGCATCTTACACGTTTCAAACTATCTTgacgaaaacaaaaatacgTACTCTGTATATACCACTCATTATATTAGTATGTCAAAATGGagaaaattatttcaaaaagttGTATACAACTTTCctctcaaaaaaaaatgagTAACATCACTAACAAGGGGGGGCTGAATATGAGAGAAGTGTTGTATACGATACCGGCAAGATGTTTTGTGGATGTAGGGTTCATTTATAGAAGTTGTGTCATAAATGACTTACTGTATTAAGACAGCTTAATGGGGAAACTTCCTCGAAGCTTAcacgcaaaaaaaaaaggttgtgTATTGATGGAAGAAAGAAGCCCATGAATTTTCGACGGGAAAACGTCAAGCACAAGGCTTGTTCAGACAAGAATTGCTCTAAAATTTTGGCACAACTCTCTCATTTAACTTCAAGAAGTGGGTTTCCAGACAAGACATTTTCCTTTTAGAGGAAGGTTTTGGTAACAATTCATcccaatgttttttttatataaaaatttcatttttatggttTTGGGGGGCTTGTTTATGACAATACATGTAAAATCTAGGGTTGGGCATTTGCACGAAAAACTGAGCACACTGACTATACAGAAACGACCACGCCAActtatcttctttttccttcttctcctcttctcCACCGCCGCtgctcatctctctctctctctctctctctcttcccccagATCTGCTCGGGCTTATCATCTAGTTGAATCTTGTCGTTTGGTCCATTCtgctcttttttctctttatctcCGCCACTAGTTTCATCTATCTCTATCTCGACTCGAATCTCATTTAAATCGACTGAATCGAGCTTCCTCGATGAACCAATCACAGTTGATGGAAACTTTGGACGGTTTTGCATTAGACCCCAGAAATGACTCACCTATGAGAGCAGTTCATGATCGATTCCAGCCAAAAAAGGAGCCAAACCGCATCTAGCCCAGCCCTAGTAAAGTCACCTCacctttattattattattttttttggggggtaaTTTGACCATTTGTACAATGCATTACGCCTCATATactataaattatatttaatggGGACCTCGAGGCCATGATTGTGTGTACTTTGATTAGCTTTTGTTGAGCATTGCATTTGGTACGTACACACATGACAACCCACAGCTCATGGATCACGTTGTTGATTAGGAAAACTTAGTTTTAAAAATGTCGATTACTAGACTATCAGAAAATTGGATACGAACAATAATTCATACCATAAAAGACTGAATATAATAAGGAACCAGATTCAAAGACAACCTGGTACAAAATAATCCGTTTTAATTATACAACAAAAATGCGAGTCATGTCATATTGTGTACCACCTCTTTTAAAGATATAATACACAAGATGGTATGCAAATGTGGTATGCCTAACATTACTCATTGTACAATTACGATCACTAGTTGTCGCATAATTCGAGGTACAGGTCATACAAAGTTTACTGATATTTCCTTCTACGCAAGTCCAACCCAGGACCTGAAAACCTTAAGTTATACCAGAAAGCCTAGAAGCTACTAAGTTAATGGCAGGAGCAACTGTAATAAATCTGAATAATCTGCCACCACAAGAACCCAACAACTTACCCGATGATGCCCAAGTGTATTTGTATAATTATACATACGTACCCACATCAAGAGCATGCATGCAACGATATATGCAAAACAAAGAACTCACAAACACAGATATATAATTGTCGAAAATCGACCTTAAATATATAGATTAAATAAGCTaatcaacaagaacaacaGATTAAGCACCGGAATTTCAAATGGCTCCGATCTTCACACAGCAGACATGCATTCTGTCATCTCTCTCTTaatttcttcttcgtcttcttcttcttcgtcatCCTCCTACAAataaatacaacaaaacacaaaacgcAGACATTATCGTCATCACaaacagaagagagagagagagagagagagagagagcgagagagagaaatggttTTGATCTCACTCGCCACCTTCACactctctcacactcacttacTCTCTCACTGTTCACGAATTCCTGCGCTTTGTTTTGAATCCGAAACTCAGCCGCTTCTATTTACTATCAACTACTACACCAACTAGCTGACGTGGACCAAAACCATCCAGCCAATCACCAAGCGCCACGTCCCCAACTTACGCAACAACACAAGGCCCGTTATATATATCCCTGTTGTCACATCTGAATCCACTTCGCCAGTTGCGTCGGGTTCACAATCCCTGGAATGTGGGCCCCATCCGTCTTCAACATGCTCGCCACCTCAGCGTACCTCTCCTGCGCCGCACCCACACCCGAACCTGAGCCCGCCCCGACTTTCCCGGCTTCGACCGGCTTCCCCCTCCTCAGCTCGGCTGACGAGCTCATCAGAGGCACCGCCTCGGCTCGAGCCGGGTCGAACTTCTGACCGAACAGCGTGCCCTTCGTTAAATACTCATACGCCATGTAGCCCGCCAGCAGCCGATTCGACGAGAAAGCCGGAGCTGTCGTTTGGCTTGGGGTTGGAGCCTTTGGAGCCGGCTGTTTAAAGCCGTTGGACGAGGCATTGGCTTGTCTCTCCTTTCGCTTTCTGGATGCGCCAGGTGGCACGATCCTACGGCTATGGCTTTGTTGGAAACTCATCTTTAAGTTTTGAAAGATGTGATTTTAAAACTCCATGCCACGTCAGCGAACGAACCTCGAAATGGAAAAAAGCCAGAGTGGGCAAAACCGTCAAGTGGGGATTCGTTGCCGGGGGACAAATGCGTCAAATCAGGTGCCGGAGGACTCTTTTTTAAAACGCCAGAGTGGGGATTTGTAGAGTTAGAAATGTAATttcacaaagaaaacaaagcagAAGAAAAATGCCTTTttagagaaacaaaaggaaatttgaaaaagaaaaataattatttgtgAATTGGAAGGAGATAGGGTGGGGATTGGGGGTTAGGTTAGAGGCTTAGATTCGATAGATGAAATCGGATCCAGGTAGCTGTGGCCCAAACCGATTGGGATGATGATGTATCGGAGTGTACGGACGGCGAAGAGAGAAGTGGGGCCACCGGAATCTGGCGGAGTATGGGGAGATACAGAGGTTGAGATTGTAGAGAgcgagagcgagagagagagagagagagagagagagagagagaggagaagaggaggaagaaagaagattgGGGATTAaatagaagagagagagagagaggtagacTGACT
This window encodes:
- the LOC18789832 gene encoding uncharacterized protein LOC18789832, with amino-acid sequence MSFQQSHSRRIVPPGASRKRKERQANASSNGFKQPAPKAPTPSQTTAPAFSSNRLLAGYMAYEYLTKGTLFGQKFDPARAEAVPLMSSSAELRRGKPVEAGKVGAGSGSGVGAAQERYAEVASMLKTDGAHIPGIVNPTQLAKWIQM